A genomic segment from Schistocerca piceifrons isolate TAMUIC-IGC-003096 chromosome 4, iqSchPice1.1, whole genome shotgun sequence encodes:
- the LOC124795746 gene encoding uncharacterized protein LOC124795746: MKAWQEIITKFVPDFDEKSIDERNKIGTIFQRKWNSLRASYTRKLLRQKTEKSGSAATSRKKYIYFDQLRFLTTDCRNTTSSIDNDDDENRNEFDEGENLEQEAREKTAERRQIRPREKKSLEEEDILYNILKEKYARKDNSSQQADEDSLFMQYLVPELKKNYPVMQD; encoded by the exons ATGAAAGCGTGGCAAGAAATTATTacgaagtttgtgcctgatttcgATGAAAAGAGCAtagatgaaagaaacaaaattg GGACAATCTTTCAAAGGAAATGGAACAGCTTAAGGGCCAGTTATACCAGAAAGTTATTAAGGCAAAAAACAGAAAAGAGTGGTTCTGCAGCAACTAGTAGGAAGAAGTATATCTACTTCGATCAGCTGCGATTCCTAACAACTGATTGTAGGAACACTACTTCTAgtattgacaatgatgatgatgaaaacagaaATGAGTTTGATGAAGGAGAAAATTTAGAGCAGGAGGCACGTGAAAAAACTGCTGAGCGACGGCAAATAAGGCCACGTGAAAAGAAGAGTCTTGAAGAAGAAGATATCCTATATAATATTTTGAAGGAAAAGTACGCCAGAAAAGACAATTCATCACAGCAAGCCGACGAAGATAGCTTGTTTATGCAGTATTTAGtacctgaattaaaaaaaaattacccaGTCATGCAAGATTGA